The proteins below are encoded in one region of Pleuronectes platessa chromosome 14, fPlePla1.1, whole genome shotgun sequence:
- the LOC128456311 gene encoding hyccin 2 isoform X2, whose amino-acid sequence MLGSERGVVEEWLSEFKSLPETQIPSYAGSLHLKKSLVQGLYRVIQDPNNELLEPVCHQLFELYRSSEDGLRRFTLQFLPELVWVYLRITASRDRQSNGCIEALLLGIYNLEIVDKDGNSKLLAFTIPSLSKPSIYHEPSSLGSIALTEGALCQHDLLRVVYSGLHPQRETFTAQNRFEVLCFLMLCYNSAVVYMPLSSYKSVCRMSSRLCVCGFPRQQQKLWREPCNRVLLDPEFMVQMLTAVYHAIYNGEWEMGREALEDILYRAQLELYSQPLLLGNAMKNSLPECAPNESQGRKVLQVEVTPTVSRISISAITTASIRRHRWKREDADGMSGGEDSFNVNDPDEGFSSGASNSSQPSGIKASGSVGPRGGSLNSSSSSIKKAITARLSRDKERERDRERAAEKQAESSTDHQAAVRRHHQRQQSPPASITLDSIQLSPIKKNLSFPVGPTLVRTGSTSSSKSFDCMNFNMNGGKDEPEEALGGSDKEGERPAGGSHRHSTISLQEEHLVRPEDAQDLLSPGAPLTKQSRSPSFNMQIISQV is encoded by the exons CTGCTGGAGCCGGTGTGCCACCAGCTGTTTGAGCTGTACCGGAGCTCTGAAGACGGCCTGCGACGCTTCACCCTGCAGTTCCTGCCTGAGCTGGTGTGGGTATATCTACGGATCACGGCCAGCAGGGATCGTCAGAGCAATGGCTGCATTGAGGCGCTCCTCTTGGGCATCTATAACCTG GAGATCGTGGACAAAGACGGCAACAGCAAGCTCCTGGCCTTCACAATCCCATCTCTGTCCAAACCATCAATATATCATGAG cctTCTAGTCTGGGGTCCATAGCGCTGACAGAGGGGGCTCTGTGTCAACATGACCTGCTCAGAGTGGTGTACAGCGGCCTCCACCCACAGAGAGAGACCTTCACGGCTCAGAACAG GTTTGAAGTGCTGTGTTTCCTGATGCTCTGCTACAACTCTGCTGTGGTGTACATGCCCCTCTCTTCCTATAAGTCGGTCTGCAGAATGAGCTCCAG gttgtgtgtatgtggcttCCCTCGGCAGCAACAGAAGCTTTGGCGGGAACCATGCAACCGAGTGCTGCTGGACCCGGAGTTCATGGTGCAGATGCTGACTGCCGTGTATCATGCCAT ATACAATGGAGAATGGGAGATGGGGCGGGAAGCTCTGGAGGACATTCTGTACAGAGCTCAGCTGGAGCTTTACTCCCAACCTCTCCTG CTGGGGAACGCCATGAAGAACTCGCTGCCAGAATGTGCTCCCAACGAGTCACAGGGGCGCAAAGTGCTCCAAGTGGAGGTGACGCCCACCGTTAGCCGCATCTCCATCTCAGCCATCACAACTGCCTCCATACGGCGTCACCGCTGGAAAAGAGAGG ATGCTGATGGCATGAGCGGTGGGGAGGATTCCTTCAACGTCAACGACCCAGACGAGGGTTTCTCCTCCGGGGCTTCCAACAGCAGCCAGCCCAGCGGCATCAAGGCAAGCGGCAGTGTGGGGCCGCGGGGCGGCAGcctgaacagcagcagcagcagcatcaagaAAGCCATCACAGCCCGGCTGTCACGGgacaaggagagggagagggatcgAGAGAGAGCAGCGGAAAAACAGGCTGAATCGTCTACTGACCACCAGGCAGCTGTGAGGAGGCATCACCAGAGGCAGCAGTCGCCTCCAGCCAGCATCACCTTGGATTCCATTCAGCTGAGCCCCATAAAGAAGAACCTGAGCTTCCCTGTCGGGCCCACACTGGTGCGGACTGGAAGCACCTCCTCCAGTAAGTCTTTTGACTGCATGAATTTCAACATGAACGGAGGCAAGGACGAGCCAGAGGAGGCACTGGGAGGCTCAGACAAGGAAGGGGAGCGTCCGGCAGGCGGCTCCCACCGCCACTCCACCATTagcctgcaggaggagcacCTGGTCAGGCCAGAGGATGCACAGGACCTCCTGTCTCCTGGAGCTCCCCTCACCAAGCAGTCCCGGTCCCCCAGCTTCAACATGCAGATCATATCACAGGTCTAA
- the LOC128456311 gene encoding hyccin 2 isoform X1, whose translation MLGSERGVVEEWLSEFKSLPETQIPSYAGSLHLKKSLVQGLYRVIQDPNNELLEPVCHQLFELYRSSEDGLRRFTLQFLPELVWVYLRITASRDRQSNGCIEALLLGIYNLEIVDKDGNSKLLAFTIPSLSKPSIYHEPSSLGSIALTEGALCQHDLLRVVYSGLHPQRETFTAQNRFEVLCFLMLCYNSAVVYMPLSSYKSVCRMSSRLCVCGFPRQQQKLWREPCNRVLLDPEFMVQMLTAVYHAIYNGEWEMGREALEDILYRAQLELYSQPLLLGNAMKNSLPECAPNESQGRKVLQVEVTPTVSRISISAITTASIRRHRWKREDCFDYSADAELSFIVNPPSPVHHHRHTPWVAAAKEERRGRAHSHRSGSSIIPPITLEDADGMSGGEDSFNVNDPDEGFSSGASNSSQPSGIKASGSVGPRGGSLNSSSSSIKKAITARLSRDKERERDRERAAEKQAESSTDHQAAVRRHHQRQQSPPASITLDSIQLSPIKKNLSFPVGPTLVRTGSTSSSKSFDCMNFNMNGGKDEPEEALGGSDKEGERPAGGSHRHSTISLQEEHLVRPEDAQDLLSPGAPLTKQSRSPSFNMQIISQV comes from the exons CTGCTGGAGCCGGTGTGCCACCAGCTGTTTGAGCTGTACCGGAGCTCTGAAGACGGCCTGCGACGCTTCACCCTGCAGTTCCTGCCTGAGCTGGTGTGGGTATATCTACGGATCACGGCCAGCAGGGATCGTCAGAGCAATGGCTGCATTGAGGCGCTCCTCTTGGGCATCTATAACCTG GAGATCGTGGACAAAGACGGCAACAGCAAGCTCCTGGCCTTCACAATCCCATCTCTGTCCAAACCATCAATATATCATGAG cctTCTAGTCTGGGGTCCATAGCGCTGACAGAGGGGGCTCTGTGTCAACATGACCTGCTCAGAGTGGTGTACAGCGGCCTCCACCCACAGAGAGAGACCTTCACGGCTCAGAACAG GTTTGAAGTGCTGTGTTTCCTGATGCTCTGCTACAACTCTGCTGTGGTGTACATGCCCCTCTCTTCCTATAAGTCGGTCTGCAGAATGAGCTCCAG gttgtgtgtatgtggcttCCCTCGGCAGCAACAGAAGCTTTGGCGGGAACCATGCAACCGAGTGCTGCTGGACCCGGAGTTCATGGTGCAGATGCTGACTGCCGTGTATCATGCCAT ATACAATGGAGAATGGGAGATGGGGCGGGAAGCTCTGGAGGACATTCTGTACAGAGCTCAGCTGGAGCTTTACTCCCAACCTCTCCTG CTGGGGAACGCCATGAAGAACTCGCTGCCAGAATGTGCTCCCAACGAGTCACAGGGGCGCAAAGTGCTCCAAGTGGAGGTGACGCCCACCGTTAGCCGCATCTCCATCTCAGCCATCACAACTGCCTCCATACGGCGTCACCGCTGGAAAAGAGAGG ATTGTTTTGACTACTCAGCCGATGCAGAGTTGAGCTTCATCGTCAATCCTCCTAGCCCAgtccaccaccaccgccacacTCCCTGGGTCGCAGCAGCCAAAGAAGAAAGACGAGGGCGAGCTCACAGCCAccgcagcggcagcagcatcaTTCCCCCGATCACACTTGAGG ATGCTGATGGCATGAGCGGTGGGGAGGATTCCTTCAACGTCAACGACCCAGACGAGGGTTTCTCCTCCGGGGCTTCCAACAGCAGCCAGCCCAGCGGCATCAAGGCAAGCGGCAGTGTGGGGCCGCGGGGCGGCAGcctgaacagcagcagcagcagcatcaagaAAGCCATCACAGCCCGGCTGTCACGGgacaaggagagggagagggatcgAGAGAGAGCAGCGGAAAAACAGGCTGAATCGTCTACTGACCACCAGGCAGCTGTGAGGAGGCATCACCAGAGGCAGCAGTCGCCTCCAGCCAGCATCACCTTGGATTCCATTCAGCTGAGCCCCATAAAGAAGAACCTGAGCTTCCCTGTCGGGCCCACACTGGTGCGGACTGGAAGCACCTCCTCCAGTAAGTCTTTTGACTGCATGAATTTCAACATGAACGGAGGCAAGGACGAGCCAGAGGAGGCACTGGGAGGCTCAGACAAGGAAGGGGAGCGTCCGGCAGGCGGCTCCCACCGCCACTCCACCATTagcctgcaggaggagcacCTGGTCAGGCCAGAGGATGCACAGGACCTCCTGTCTCCTGGAGCTCCCCTCACCAAGCAGTCCCGGTCCCCCAGCTTCAACATGCAGATCATATCACAGGTCTAA